A single genomic interval of uncultured Desulfobacter sp. harbors:
- a CDS encoding ATP-binding protein, translated as MTQIFQDTGQKRSGRKREGVAILCLILAVGVLTVIEIRVTPFDTGLPLSSTVLMFILININLLLLLTLLLLVFRNLAKLYYERKNNILGSKIKTRLTVAFVVLALLPTTVLFFFSIQFISTSIAFWFNAPVEQTLDASLAVGQTLYDYIEEKNAFFAKRGAFQIHSRDLLKPENQEKLTRYTQVIQRAFNRHAVEVYTPDAQRVSLSLASELENMHFGLLTTTELRGIPDGSARHTVYQIMDQGEFLRTICTIPFELSPNEAAGFIVITTLMAPDLSENLKSILKGVEEYHQLKLTKRPAQISYYIALSIVALLVVFCAVWFGFQIAKSITIPIMKFAEGTQRIIDGDMEYQIDFKTDDEIGTLIKSFNSMTRQLAAGRRQIALSESMLMQQNVELEKSRQYIEIVLKNISAGVVSMDNEGTITTMNKAAESMLDVSSHDILNKNFKNVLTDEYLSLADKIFEQAEQGGTHFKIPVSASVAGVPKHFSLNYTTLKDDTGQNLGAVLVFDDVTELEKAQRLVAWREVARRIAHEVKNPLTPIKLSAQRLKRKYGKTIDDEVFTGCADTIVEHVDLIRNLVNQFSTFAKFPDTNFASARIENIILETVALYKEGLEQVDIQTRFKDDIPTLKLDHQHMKQAFINLIDNAVYAINKKGTIVIDLSYDPILKIVRIEIADNGKGISDKEKTKLFEPYFSTKKTGMGLGLAIVNSIISDHNGVIRVQDNQPQGAKFIIELPAEEA; from the coding sequence ATGACCCAGATATTCCAGGACACAGGACAAAAACGGTCCGGCCGAAAAAGAGAAGGCGTTGCCATTTTATGCCTTATTTTGGCCGTTGGTGTCCTGACGGTGATAGAAATTCGTGTTACGCCCTTTGATACGGGACTGCCTCTTTCATCTACCGTGTTGATGTTCATTTTGATAAACATCAACCTGTTGTTGCTGCTTACCCTTCTGCTGCTGGTCTTCAGAAATCTTGCCAAACTCTACTATGAGAGAAAAAATAATATCCTGGGGTCCAAAATAAAAACCCGCCTGACCGTTGCATTTGTTGTCCTGGCCCTTTTGCCCACCACCGTACTTTTTTTCTTTTCCATCCAGTTTATCTCCACGTCTATTGCCTTCTGGTTCAATGCCCCTGTGGAGCAGACACTGGATGCCTCGTTGGCCGTAGGACAGACCCTGTATGATTATATCGAAGAAAAAAATGCCTTTTTCGCTAAAAGGGGAGCGTTCCAGATTCATTCCCGGGATTTGCTCAAGCCCGAAAATCAGGAAAAACTCACCCGGTATACCCAGGTGATCCAGCGGGCCTTTAACCGTCATGCCGTAGAGGTCTACACCCCGGATGCCCAGCGGGTGAGTCTCTCTTTAGCCAGCGAGTTGGAGAACATGCATTTTGGATTACTAACCACCACGGAGTTAAGGGGCATCCCGGACGGCAGCGCCCGTCACACCGTTTACCAGATCATGGACCAGGGGGAATTTTTACGCACCATATGCACCATCCCCTTTGAACTTTCGCCGAACGAGGCTGCCGGATTTATTGTCATTACCACCCTGATGGCCCCGGATTTGTCTGAAAATTTAAAATCCATTCTCAAAGGCGTGGAGGAGTACCACCAACTCAAACTGACAAAGAGACCGGCCCAGATTTCCTACTACATTGCGTTGTCCATTGTGGCGCTTCTTGTTGTGTTCTGTGCGGTGTGGTTTGGGTTCCAGATTGCCAAGTCCATTACTATTCCCATTATGAAATTTGCCGAGGGCACCCAGCGGATCATAGATGGTGACATGGAATATCAGATTGATTTTAAAACAGACGATGAGATCGGTACCCTGATCAAAAGCTTTAACTCCATGACCCGCCAGTTGGCCGCCGGTCGACGGCAGATCGCCCTGTCCGAAAGCATGCTTATGCAGCAGAATGTAGAGCTGGAAAAAAGCCGTCAGTACATTGAGATTGTTTTAAAAAATATCTCTGCCGGTGTTGTCTCCATGGACAATGAGGGAACGATCACCACCATGAATAAAGCTGCGGAGTCCATGCTGGATGTTAGCAGCCATGATATTCTTAATAAAAATTTTAAGAACGTCCTGACGGACGAATACCTGTCGTTGGCCGATAAGATATTTGAACAGGCAGAGCAGGGGGGGACCCATTTCAAGATTCCAGTCTCTGCATCCGTGGCCGGCGTACCCAAGCATTTTTCATTGAATTATACCACGCTTAAGGACGATACCGGCCAAAATCTGGGCGCTGTACTGGTGTTTGATGATGTGACGGAACTTGAAAAAGCCCAGCGCTTGGTGGCTTGGCGGGAGGTGGCCCGCCGCATTGCCCATGAAGTGAAAAATCCGTTAACTCCCATTAAGCTGTCTGCCCAGCGTCTTAAACGCAAATACGGCAAAACCATTGATGATGAGGTTTTCACCGGATGTGCCGACACCATTGTGGAGCATGTGGATTTGATCCGGAATCTGGTCAATCAGTTTTCCACCTTTGCCAAATTTCCGGATACCAATTTTGCTTCGGCCCGCATTGAAAATATCATTCTTGAAACCGTTGCCCTGTATAAGGAAGGGTTGGAACAGGTGGATATCCAAACCCGGTTTAAGGACGATATTCCTACCTTGAAACTGGATCATCAACATATGAAGCAGGCCTTTATCAACCTTATTGATAATGCGGTTTACGCCATAAATAAAAAAGGCACCATTGTAATTGACCTATCCTATGACCCCATTCTTAAAATTGTGCGCATTGAAATAGCAGACAATGGAAAGGGTATTTCAGACAAGGAAAAGACGAAGCTGTTTGAACCCTATTTTTCCACCAAGAAGACAGGCATGGGACTTGGGCTTGCCATTGTAAATTCTATTATTTCAGATCATAACGGCGTGATACGGGTCCAGGACAACCAACCCCAAGGCGCCAAGTTTATCATTGAACTGCCTGCTGAGGAGGCCTAA
- a CDS encoding sigma-54 dependent transcriptional regulator, with protein sequence MYPAVLIVDDESTIIDSLEGILSDDGFEVIHAFNGYEALKKIDSHSPDIVLLDIWMPGMDGIETLKEIKQHHPSLPVVMITGHGSIESAVEATKSGAFDFLEKPLSIDKVILAINNALNFRKLEEENRYLRKKTIEKNSITGTSPAVQKLYGEIMAAAPTDTSILITGENGTGKEMVARTIHQFSKRPEGPFIIINCAAIPEEHLESELFGHEKGAFDGATAKNRGKFELAGGGTLFLDEIGDMNINTQAKMLRALESKTFQRIGSSRTLHMDVRVITSSNKDLEAEIKEGRFREDLFFRLNVIPIRVPPLRERRDDIPILVDFFLSQLAEKSSAPKKTLSEEGLELLKQWNWKGNVRELKNLMERLFIMVESDVIGKNDIPAPYNPEIETLPETGEEHSRIFTMEKLDQAKEAFEMEFIRFRVDQMDGDLQAAAKQMGTSLNFLKKRISKS encoded by the coding sequence ATGTACCCGGCAGTCCTGATTGTTGATGACGAATCCACCATCATTGATTCACTGGAAGGGATTCTTTCCGATGACGGATTTGAAGTCATTCATGCGTTCAACGGATACGAAGCCCTGAAAAAAATTGACTCCCATTCCCCGGACATTGTGCTGTTGGACATCTGGATGCCGGGCATGGACGGCATTGAGACCCTCAAAGAAATCAAACAGCATCATCCCAGCCTGCCGGTGGTCATGATCACAGGTCACGGTTCCATTGAATCCGCCGTGGAAGCCACTAAATCCGGCGCCTTTGATTTTTTGGAAAAACCTTTATCCATTGACAAGGTTATACTTGCCATCAACAATGCGCTCAATTTCAGAAAACTTGAGGAAGAAAATCGATATCTTCGCAAAAAAACCATTGAAAAAAATTCCATTACCGGCACAAGTCCGGCAGTCCAGAAACTTTACGGCGAAATTATGGCCGCAGCGCCAACAGATACCTCCATTTTGATCACGGGTGAAAACGGCACGGGCAAGGAAATGGTTGCCCGCACCATTCACCAGTTCAGTAAACGCCCCGAAGGCCCCTTTATCATTATCAATTGCGCAGCCATACCCGAAGAGCATCTGGAATCCGAACTGTTCGGCCATGAAAAAGGAGCTTTTGACGGCGCTACAGCAAAAAACAGAGGTAAATTTGAATTGGCCGGCGGCGGCACCCTGTTTCTCGATGAAATAGGGGATATGAATATCAACACCCAGGCCAAAATGCTGCGGGCCCTGGAATCCAAAACCTTCCAGCGTATTGGTTCCAGCCGTACCCTGCACATGGACGTGCGTGTGATCACGTCATCCAACAAAGATCTTGAAGCGGAAATTAAAGAGGGCCGGTTCAGGGAAGACCTGTTTTTCAGGCTTAACGTCATACCGATCCGTGTTCCGCCCTTAAGGGAGAGACGCGATGACATCCCCATACTGGTGGATTTTTTCTTAAGTCAGCTGGCTGAAAAATCGTCTGCACCTAAAAAAACTCTGTCCGAAGAAGGTCTTGAGCTTTTAAAACAATGGAATTGGAAGGGAAATGTCAGGGAACTTAAAAATTTGATGGAGCGCTTATTCATTATGGTGGAAAGCGACGTTATCGGGAAAAATGATATCCCGGCACCCTATAACCCTGAAATTGAAACCTTGCCCGAAACGGGTGAAGAACACAGCCGGATTTTTACCATGGAAAAACTGGATCAGGCAAAAGAAGCCTTTGAAATGGAATTTATCCGTTTCAGGGTGGATCAGATGGACGGGGATCTTCAGGCTGCGGCCAAACAGATGGGAACGAGCCTGAACTTTCTCAAAAAAAGAATATCTAAAAGCTGA